atatcattttcttgttcaatattatcataaCTATTTACATATTTCCTATTGTccttatttatatcataatattgtgtgtcatttttatttataggatttatataaaaagaatgacaagcaaataaattatttttttttttttgaatctttaatatatcttcatCTTTTGATATACTTATTCTTTTCAAATTTTCTAATATGTTcaatttttcttttactGAAATAAAACTATTTCttactattttttttttcttttcattcttattagtatgtttatatatatcattatttttatatatatcattatttttatatatatcattatttttatatatgtcattatttatatatatgtcattatttatatatatgtcattatctttatatatgtCATTATCTATATCTACAACCTTTTTCGTATGACCTCCAACGAGTCTCgtgttatatttttcttgttccattttttttttttttttttttctttcttctgcataatttttaatgaGACGAGAAATTTGCTCGTCGGATTTTACAACGAAAAAGGAGTTATTTGG
This window of the Plasmodium gaboni strain SY75 chromosome Unknown, whole genome shotgun sequence genome carries:
- a CDS encoding hypothetical protein (conserved Plasmodium protein, unknown function), with the translated sequence MSVPNNSFFVVKSDEQISRLIKNYAEERKKKKKKMEQEKYNTRLVGGHTKKVVDIDNDIYKDNDIYINNDIYINNDIYKNNDIYKNNDIYKNNDIYKHTNKNEKKKKIVRNSFISVKEKLNILENLKRISISKDEDILKIQKKKNNLFACHSFYINPINKNDTQYYDINKDNRKYVNSYDNIEQENDITREKNKNNNNKNNINNNKNNKNNINNINNNNNNINNNVVEKEKYIKNENLFFKEDFLNDQKDNV